A section of the Limosilactobacillus reuteri genome encodes:
- a CDS encoding AbiJ-NTD4 domain-containing protein gives MLKNILLTFSKIPSLFRNESGAIAAPKSGDNYDQYALLDLIEFFGKNIKDVREAWNNENYRNYKNIYIYDSSKVFNEFKNSINELFSEAGLLYELNDEKIIERLVDDDVLTPEIETSFESLTDKKLHDLLESAIDFYRTPNNSARQESLEKLWGGHWRDSKHTMNH, from the coding sequence TTGCTAAAAAATATCTTACTAACGTTTAGTAAAATACCATCACTTTTTCGAAATGAATCAGGAGCAATTGCTGCTCCTAAATCTGGTGATAATTATGATCAGTACGCTTTACTAGACTTAATTGAATTCTTTGGGAAAAATATTAAAGATGTGCGCGAAGCATGGAACAATGAAAATTATAGAAATTACAAAAATATTTATATATATGATTCCTCAAAAGTATTTAATGAGTTTAAAAATTCAATTAATGAATTATTTTCGGAAGCTGGATTACTGTATGAGTTAAACGATGAAAAGATTATCGAAAGACTCGTTGATGATGATGTTCTAACACCGGAAATAGAAACTAGTTTTGAATCTCTAACAGATAAAAAACTACATGATCTTTTAGAGAGTGCTATTGACTTCTATAGAACTCCAAATAATTCAGCTCGTCAAGAATCGCTAGAAAAATTGTGGGGGGGGCATTGGAGAGACTCAAAACATACTATGAATCACTAA
- a CDS encoding amino acid permease, with product MSSLFRKKDINDLVKHASPLKRTLKTWDLTFLGIGAIIGTGIFVLTGKGALTAGPALALSFFMAAICCGFAGLCYAEFASMAPVAGSAYTYSYIAFGEIIAFIIGWDLILEYALGAATVSVGWSGYFVNLLSNMGIRIPTLLTAAIGTTPGVNTIFNLPAFLIVLVITWIISIGITQTKRVNDTMVLVKLAVIVLFIICTIWFIKPQNWHPFSPFGWYSYHNGTASGIIPAASILFFSFIGFDSVSSSAEETINPSKTLPRGILLSLLISTILYIIMTLIMTGVVKYTIFIKYLNAPILAVLAKTGQTWLSIIVSVGAILGMTTVILVQLYGQSRISYSMSRDGLFPKFFGQVDQKHQTPFKGTWFFGIITALAGGFINLNILSELVNIGTLTAFILVSAGVLLMRRTHPEIHRGFRAPGVPITPIIAIIFCITLLAGLNWETWLRFVVWLAIGMAIYFGYGRRHATIKDKKGE from the coding sequence ATGTCATCATTATTCCGTAAAAAAGATATTAATGATCTTGTTAAACACGCCTCACCTTTAAAGCGCACCTTAAAAACTTGGGATCTAACTTTTTTAGGTATTGGTGCCATCATAGGAACTGGAATCTTTGTTCTAACTGGTAAAGGAGCCCTAACAGCTGGGCCTGCCTTGGCTTTATCATTTTTTATGGCGGCTATATGTTGTGGCTTTGCTGGATTATGCTATGCTGAATTTGCTTCAATGGCTCCGGTTGCCGGATCCGCCTACACATATTCATACATTGCATTTGGTGAAATTATTGCTTTTATTATTGGATGGGATTTAATCTTAGAGTATGCTCTTGGCGCGGCAACTGTTTCAGTTGGTTGGTCTGGTTATTTTGTTAATTTATTAAGTAATATGGGAATACGGATTCCTACCTTATTAACTGCTGCAATAGGAACAACTCCTGGAGTCAATACAATTTTTAACTTACCAGCCTTTTTAATTGTCCTAGTTATTACTTGGATTATTTCAATTGGGATTACTCAAACTAAGCGAGTTAATGACACAATGGTTCTAGTTAAACTAGCAGTTATTGTTTTATTTATTATTTGTACAATTTGGTTTATTAAGCCACAAAATTGGCATCCTTTTAGTCCATTTGGTTGGTATTCTTATCACAATGGAACTGCATCTGGTATTATTCCAGCTGCATCTATTCTGTTCTTCTCTTTCATCGGATTTGATTCCGTATCTTCCAGTGCTGAGGAAACTATCAATCCTAGTAAGACATTACCACGGGGAATTTTACTGTCATTATTAATTTCAACGATACTTTATATCATTATGACATTGATTATGACTGGTGTTGTTAAATATACTATTTTTATTAAGTATTTAAATGCTCCTATTTTAGCTGTTTTAGCCAAAACGGGACAAACTTGGTTATCCATTATTGTTAGCGTGGGGGCTATTTTAGGCATGACTACCGTTATTTTGGTTCAACTATATGGGCAATCAAGAATTAGTTACTCAATGTCGAGAGATGGTCTATTTCCCAAATTCTTTGGTCAAGTCGATCAAAAACATCAAACTCCCTTTAAAGGAACTTGGTTTTTTGGAATTATTACAGCGTTAGCAGGTGGATTTATCAATTTAAATATTTTATCAGAATTGGTCAATATCGGAACTTTAACTGCTTTTATTTTAGTTTCTGCCGGAGTTCTTCTAATGCGTCGTACCCATCCTGAAATCCATCGAGGCTTTCGGGCACCAGGAGTTCCAATTACCCCAATTATTGCAATTATTTTTTGTATTACGCTTCTAGCCGGACTAAATTGGGAAACTTGGCTACGATTTGTAGTTTGGCTGGCAATCGGTATGGCTATTTACTTTGGCTATGGTAGACGCCATGCAACTATTAAGGATAAAAAGGGAGAATGA